A DNA window from Paenibacillus andongensis contains the following coding sequences:
- a CDS encoding ABC transporter substrate-binding protein — MLKKKALVSFVLSAALMVVAGCGQKAAPSPAASAAASTAPAATAAAQKSYKVAISQIVEHPSLDATRQGFLAALKDGGIVEGTNLKVDFNNAQGDQPNNLSIAQKIASADYDLVLGIATPSAQALVQQVKKSPILFAAVTDPLAAKIVSNVDKPGGNVSGASDTNPMAVAQLMDFVAANMPKVKTVGLVINEGEPNAVIMAKNAEQTLTKHGIKLIKAPVTNTSEVKQAAQSLVGRADAFLITLDNTVVSGVDGIIQIANDKHIPFFSSDRDTVEKGAFATVGFKYYDHGYQVGQMAVDILKNGKKPADMKVTVPEKMDLILNLKAAKAQGIDVTDAMKNAVKDKEKNIIQ, encoded by the coding sequence ATGTTGAAAAAGAAAGCACTCGTATCATTCGTATTATCAGCAGCTCTTATGGTCGTAGCAGGTTGTGGACAGAAGGCGGCTCCGTCTCCGGCAGCAAGCGCTGCGGCTTCAACAGCTCCGGCAGCAACAGCTGCCGCGCAAAAGTCTTATAAAGTAGCGATTTCACAAATTGTTGAACATCCGTCCCTAGATGCAACACGTCAAGGATTCTTGGCAGCGCTTAAAGATGGCGGTATCGTCGAAGGTACCAACTTGAAAGTTGATTTCAACAATGCGCAAGGCGATCAACCGAATAACTTATCCATTGCTCAAAAAATTGCTTCCGCCGACTACGATTTGGTACTTGGTATCGCAACACCATCTGCACAAGCGCTTGTACAGCAAGTGAAGAAATCTCCAATTCTGTTCGCGGCTGTTACAGACCCGCTTGCAGCCAAAATTGTTAGCAATGTGGACAAGCCGGGCGGTAATGTTTCCGGAGCTTCGGACACGAACCCAATGGCTGTTGCGCAATTAATGGATTTCGTTGCTGCGAACATGCCTAAAGTGAAAACAGTTGGTCTTGTTATTAACGAAGGAGAGCCTAACGCTGTTATCATGGCCAAAAATGCCGAGCAAACCTTAACGAAGCATGGTATTAAGCTGATTAAAGCGCCGGTTACCAATACGTCTGAGGTCAAACAAGCTGCGCAATCCCTTGTTGGGCGCGCGGATGCTTTCTTGATTACACTTGATAACACAGTCGTAAGCGGTGTGGATGGTATTATTCAAATTGCAAATGATAAACATATTCCGTTCTTCTCTAGTGACCGAGATACCGTAGAAAAAGGTGCTTTTGCAACAGTTGGCTTCAAATATTATGATCATGGCTACCAAGTTGGCCAAATGGCTGTCGACATTCTCAAGAATGGTAAAAAACCGGCAGACATGAAAGTAACTGTTCCTGAAAAGATGGATCTGATCTTAAACTTGAAAGCAGCAAAAGCTCAAGGAATTGATGTAACAGACGCTATGAAAAATGCAGTAAAAGATAAAGAGAAAAACATCATTCAGTAA
- a CDS encoding ABC transporter ATP-binding protein, with protein sequence MAFTRKEEPKVKSNWRGFARLLAQANPPKLVLSIALGLSIISTVVGLVIPLFTKNVVDSFSISSLNWGQISGMAIAFVASAIASGISVYLLNFAGQRVVAGIRDRLWKKLLVLPVRYYDSHQTGDTISRMTNDTAVIKGLIAEHMAGFVTGIISIIGSIVVLLFMDWKMTLIMFSVFPIAFIILFPLGRQAFKISKGMQAETAGFTSVLNRVLSEMRLVKAANAEPVEYKEGAAGIQRLFKFGLKEGRIQALMAPLVTFVMLMLFVVLFGYGGMQVASGAISAGQLVAFMLYLFQIVAPITQITQFFNQVQKAMGATDTILKVLDYEEENPHAGVPVTNASQSIHFDQVSFSYKEGESVLKNVSFTMEAGKVTAIVGPSGSGKTTMFSLLERFYAPQKGSVTLGADRIDQFSLISWRSQIGYVSQESPLIAGTIRDNICYGLQHEVTLEELKRASRMAYADDFIEDLPDKYDTEVGERGIKLSGGQRQRIAIARALLRDPKILMLDEATSSLDSKSEVVVQQALQNLMQGRTTLVIAHRLSTVVDADQIIFLDKGVVTGSGTHQQLLESHEMYREFATQQLQLHEMTSSDHSQLESVATAEVHS encoded by the coding sequence ATGGCATTTACAAGGAAAGAAGAGCCTAAGGTTAAGAGCAACTGGCGCGGGTTCGCTCGTTTGCTCGCACAGGCTAACCCGCCTAAGCTCGTATTAAGTATAGCGCTAGGGTTAAGTATTATTTCAACAGTGGTGGGGTTGGTCATTCCACTATTTACGAAGAACGTCGTTGACAGCTTCTCCATTAGTTCCTTGAATTGGGGACAGATTAGCGGTATGGCGATCGCTTTTGTTGCATCGGCTATAGCTTCCGGGATTTCGGTGTACCTACTGAACTTTGCTGGACAGCGAGTTGTGGCCGGCATTCGGGATCGTTTGTGGAAGAAGCTGCTCGTGCTGCCGGTTAGATACTATGACAGCCATCAGACGGGAGATACTATCTCTCGGATGACGAATGATACTGCGGTTATTAAGGGACTCATTGCCGAGCATATGGCTGGTTTCGTCACAGGGATCATCTCGATCATTGGATCTATTGTGGTGCTTCTGTTTATGGATTGGAAAATGACGCTTATCATGTTCAGCGTATTCCCGATAGCCTTCATCATTCTTTTTCCGCTGGGGCGGCAAGCGTTTAAAATATCCAAGGGCATGCAAGCTGAGACAGCTGGCTTCACTTCCGTGCTAAATCGCGTGCTATCGGAAATGCGCTTAGTGAAAGCTGCAAATGCTGAGCCTGTTGAGTATAAAGAAGGTGCCGCAGGGATTCAAAGACTTTTCAAATTCGGGCTCAAAGAAGGTCGGATTCAAGCATTAATGGCGCCACTTGTCACCTTTGTCATGCTCATGCTGTTTGTCGTGCTTTTCGGGTATGGCGGCATGCAGGTTGCCTCGGGGGCTATCTCAGCTGGTCAGCTCGTTGCTTTCATGCTGTATTTGTTCCAAATTGTTGCGCCGATTACGCAAATTACGCAGTTTTTCAATCAGGTACAGAAGGCGATGGGGGCGACCGACACGATCCTCAAGGTACTTGATTACGAAGAAGAGAATCCGCATGCTGGAGTACCTGTCACGAATGCCTCGCAGTCGATTCACTTCGATCAGGTATCTTTCAGCTACAAAGAAGGAGAGTCTGTTCTGAAAAATGTCAGCTTCACCATGGAAGCGGGCAAGGTAACGGCAATTGTAGGACCGAGCGGCAGCGGGAAGACGACGATGTTCTCTCTTTTGGAAAGATTTTATGCGCCGCAAAAGGGTTCAGTCACGCTGGGTGCAGACCGTATTGATCAATTCTCGCTTATTTCTTGGAGGAGTCAGATTGGTTATGTTTCGCAGGAGAGTCCGCTCATAGCAGGCACGATTCGGGACAATATCTGTTACGGCTTGCAGCATGAAGTGACGCTGGAGGAGTTAAAGCGGGCTTCGCGGATGGCGTATGCCGACGACTTTATCGAGGACCTGCCGGATAAGTATGATACGGAAGTCGGTGAGCGAGGGATCAAGCTATCTGGTGGACAGCGGCAGCGGATCGCCATTGCGCGAGCCTTGCTGCGGGATCCGAAGATACTGATGCTGGACGAAGCGACATCGAGTCTGGACAGTAAATCGGAGGTTGTTGTGCAGCAGGCTCTGCAAAATTTGATGCAGGGACGCACCACGTTGGTGATTGCGCATCGCTTATCGACGGTCGTAGATGCCGACCAAATTATCTTTCTGGACAAAGGCGTCGTGACGGGCAGTGGTACACACCAGCAATTGCTGGAGTCCCATGAGATGTACCGCGAGTTTGCTACGCAGCAGCTGCAGCTTCACGAAATGACATCTTCGGATCACTCACAGCTGGAGTCTGTGGCAACTGCGGAGGTTCATTCGTAA
- a CDS encoding ABC transporter ATP-binding protein has protein sequence MLQLSNVSKLFNPGSADEKIALIGINLNLKPGDFVTVIGSNGAGKSTLMNIISGVMTPDAGEVRIGGEVIHHLPEYERSRWVGRVFQDPMAGTAPRMTIEENLAMAYARGKKRGLSFGVTARKRALFLEQLQRLGIGLEGRLRAKVGLLSGGERQALSLLMATFTKPQILLLDEHTAALDPSRAELITRLTEEIVREMKLTTLMVTHNMEQAIRLGNRLIMMDKGRIILDVSEERKKDLTVEQLLGEFEHISGNKLSDDRVVLG, from the coding sequence ATGCTTCAGCTCTCGAACGTTTCTAAGCTATTTAACCCCGGTTCAGCGGATGAGAAAATCGCGCTAATCGGTATTAACTTGAATCTCAAGCCCGGTGACTTCGTCACGGTCATTGGCAGTAACGGCGCCGGTAAATCGACGCTGATGAACATCATTTCCGGCGTCATGACGCCGGATGCCGGCGAAGTGCGAATCGGCGGCGAGGTCATTCACCACCTGCCGGAATACGAGCGCAGCCGCTGGGTCGGCCGCGTCTTTCAAGATCCCATGGCGGGGACCGCTCCTCGAATGACGATCGAGGAGAATCTCGCCATGGCGTATGCCCGCGGCAAGAAGCGCGGGCTAAGCTTCGGCGTCACCGCGCGTAAGCGCGCGCTGTTCCTGGAACAGCTGCAGCGCCTCGGCATCGGCCTGGAGGGCCGTCTGCGCGCGAAGGTGGGCCTGCTCTCCGGCGGAGAGCGTCAAGCCCTCAGCTTGCTGATGGCTACGTTCACCAAGCCGCAGATTTTGCTGCTTGATGAGCACACCGCCGCGCTGGATCCTTCGCGCGCGGAGCTCATCACACGATTGACAGAGGAAATCGTGCGCGAGATGAAGCTGACCACTTTGATGGTCACGCACAACATGGAGCAGGCGATTCGTCTCGGCAACCGCCTGATTATGATGGACAAAGGGCGCATCATCCTTGATGTGAGCGAGGAACGGAAGAAGGACCTCACCGTGGAGCAGCTGCTCGGTGAGTTCGAGCACATCAGCGGCAACAAGCTGTCGGATGACCGCGTGGTGCTGGGTTAA
- a CDS encoding ABC transporter permease, with protein MMDSMNGAVELGLLYALMALGVYITFRILDFPDLTVDGSFTTGGAVAAIMIAHGYSPVLACLAAFAGGLLAGACTGLLHTKGKINGLLSGILMMIALYSINMRIMGKPNISLLNVDTIFTSVSPITVVLIIVVVFKLLLDAFLHTDLGLALRATGDNARMIRSFGANTDNTTILGVSLSNGLVALSGALIAQQSGFADISMGIGMIVIGLASVIIGEAIFGARTVFQATLAAVLGSIVYRIVVALALRVEWLKASDLKLITAIIVIIALVLPSVQRAIKQKATAKRRSAELIALAVKMNKGGDR; from the coding sequence ATGATGGATTCAATGAATGGTGCCGTCGAGCTAGGTCTTCTCTATGCATTGATGGCGCTTGGTGTTTATATCACGTTTCGCATTCTCGATTTCCCCGATCTAACGGTGGACGGGAGTTTTACAACGGGCGGCGCTGTTGCAGCTATCATGATTGCTCATGGCTATTCGCCGGTGCTAGCTTGTTTGGCTGCTTTTGCAGGCGGGCTTTTGGCGGGAGCTTGTACGGGACTGCTTCATACGAAGGGTAAAATTAATGGACTTCTATCAGGGATTCTCATGATGATTGCCTTGTATTCCATTAATATGCGCATTATGGGCAAGCCGAACATTTCACTTCTCAATGTCGATACAATATTCACTTCCGTGTCGCCGATTACGGTAGTGCTTATTATCGTTGTCGTATTCAAATTGCTGTTAGATGCGTTCCTGCATACTGACTTGGGACTTGCTCTGCGAGCAACGGGTGATAATGCGCGAATGATCCGCAGCTTCGGCGCAAACACCGACAATACTACGATTCTAGGCGTTAGCTTATCGAACGGATTAGTGGCACTATCTGGAGCTCTCATCGCGCAGCAGTCTGGCTTTGCCGACATCTCGATGGGGATCGGGATGATCGTCATTGGACTGGCTTCCGTTATTATTGGGGAAGCGATTTTTGGCGCTCGGACGGTTTTTCAAGCGACGCTGGCTGCTGTACTCGGTTCCATCGTGTACCGTATTGTTGTCGCATTGGCCCTGCGCGTCGAATGGCTCAAAGCATCAGACTTGAAGCTTATTACCGCGATTATTGTTATTATCGCGCTTGTTCTACCTTCCGTGCAGCGGGCCATTAAGCAAAAAGCAACAGCGAAAAGGCGTTCGGCTGAACTCATCGCCCTTGCTGTGAAAATGAACAAGGGAGGTGATCGTTAA
- a CDS encoding Gfo/Idh/MocA family protein, whose translation MDKVRWGIIGCGDVTEVKSGPALQKAEGSELVAVMRRSGALAEDYAKRHGVAAWYDDAEALVNDPNVNAIYVATPPGFHREYTLLAARAGKPVYVEKPMARNHAECLDMIAACEEVKVPLFVAYYRRGLAKFVEIKSLLDSGIIGEVRFVQTTFLQTLREDDGQEQPWRIRPEISGGGLFVDLASHTLDILDYLLGPIGEVKGFARNQSAQYQVEDIVTTTYAFESGVMGTGIWSFNAFKRSDITEITGNLGKISFSTFSDDIRLELANGQIEEYAVPYPAHVQQPLIQSVVNELRGIGKSPSNGRTAARTNRVMDELLRDFYLPRQS comes from the coding sequence GTGGATAAGGTACGATGGGGTATTATTGGTTGTGGGGATGTGACGGAGGTCAAGAGCGGGCCTGCCTTACAGAAGGCGGAGGGTTCTGAGCTTGTCGCTGTGATGAGAAGAAGTGGTGCGCTAGCTGAAGATTATGCCAAAAGGCACGGAGTTGCTGCATGGTACGATGATGCGGAAGCGCTGGTAAACGATCCGAATGTCAATGCGATTTATGTCGCGACACCGCCAGGTTTTCATCGGGAATATACGCTGCTGGCGGCACGGGCGGGAAAGCCTGTCTATGTGGAAAAGCCGATGGCGAGGAATCATGCGGAATGTTTGGACATGATTGCAGCTTGTGAAGAAGTAAAGGTGCCCTTATTCGTGGCCTATTATCGCAGAGGCTTGGCGAAATTTGTTGAGATCAAGAGTTTGCTTGACAGCGGTATCATTGGTGAAGTCCGATTTGTGCAGACGACTTTTCTCCAAACCTTGAGGGAAGATGATGGACAGGAGCAGCCGTGGCGCATACGGCCGGAGATTTCCGGAGGCGGTTTGTTCGTTGATTTGGCGAGTCATACGCTGGATATTCTTGATTATTTACTTGGTCCAATTGGCGAAGTAAAAGGTTTTGCCAGAAATCAGTCAGCGCAGTATCAAGTCGAAGATATCGTAACAACGACCTATGCTTTTGAGTCTGGTGTTATGGGTACTGGGATTTGGAGTTTCAATGCGTTCAAGCGCAGTGACATAACTGAAATTACTGGGAATCTAGGTAAAATTTCGTTTTCGACGTTTAGTGATGATATTCGCTTGGAGTTGGCAAATGGTCAGATCGAGGAGTATGCGGTTCCGTATCCGGCTCATGTGCAACAGCCTCTTATTCAATCAGTGGTTAACGAGCTGCGGGGGATTGGTAAAAGCCCTAGTAACGGTCGGACTGCGGCGCGAACGAATCGGGTGATGGACGAATTGCTTCGTGACTTTTATCTTCCTAGGCAGTCCTGA
- a CDS encoding FMN-binding negative transcriptional regulator — protein sequence MYIPSHFEINDDLITYDIIEKNGFATLISQHQGVPFATHLPLSLDKNREYLFGHFARPNPQWNDIEKQEVLAIFHGPHCYISPSWYETSTAVPTWNYAAVHVYGQVELVNDTQEVLNSLTDLVLKYEEPGSSYQLDQVDASYLAGLSKGIQGFRIKITRIEGKAKLSQNNPAERQKLVIQQLENRTGEDERKIASLMRENLKS from the coding sequence ATGTACATTCCATCACACTTCGAAATAAATGACGACTTGATTACTTACGATATTATCGAGAAAAATGGTTTTGCCACACTGATTTCTCAACATCAAGGCGTTCCATTCGCAACTCACCTACCCTTATCATTGGATAAAAATAGAGAATACTTATTTGGACATTTTGCACGCCCTAATCCGCAATGGAACGATATCGAAAAGCAAGAGGTCTTAGCGATTTTTCATGGTCCGCATTGCTATATCTCTCCCTCTTGGTATGAAACATCTACTGCAGTTCCCACTTGGAATTATGCAGCCGTTCATGTATATGGCCAGGTTGAGCTTGTAAACGATACACAAGAAGTGTTGAATTCGTTAACTGATTTGGTTTTAAAATATGAAGAACCGGGCAGTTCCTATCAATTAGATCAGGTAGATGCTAGTTATTTAGCAGGCTTGAGTAAAGGTATTCAAGGATTTCGAATCAAAATTACTCGTATCGAAGGTAAGGCGAAATTGAGTCAAAACAATCCAGCAGAGCGCCAAAAGCTTGTTATTCAGCAGTTAGAAAATAGGACTGGTGAAGATGAACGTAAGATTGCCTCTCTTATGAGAGAAAATCTTAAATCTTGA